One window of Chamaesiphon minutus PCC 6605 genomic DNA carries:
- a CDS encoding CsbD family protein has product MSIENRTEANIKDVEGKAQAAAGELTNDSGDKIAGNAKQAEADARNGVEDLKDNAKDVGETLKEKAGELKDKVGDAFNDLKENLSEGAQEVKANTEDAIDNTKAKVEDLKSEADKAERHANHGTTNAVADAKAKVNNLK; this is encoded by the coding sequence ATGAGTATCGAAAATCGCACTGAAGCAAATATTAAAGATGTTGAAGGTAAGGCTCAAGCTGCTGCGGGAGAACTTACTAACGACTCCGGCGATAAAATTGCAGGCAACGCCAAACAAGCAGAGGCTGATGCACGTAATGGTGTAGAAGATCTCAAAGATAATGCCAAAGATGTTGGCGAAACGCTCAAAGAAAAGGCTGGAGAACTCAAAGATAAAGTCGGCGACGCATTTAACGATCTCAAAGAGAATCTCTCTGAGGGCGCGCAAGAAGTTAAAGCCAATACTGAAGACGCGATCGATAATACCAAAGCCAAAGTCGAAGATCTTAAATCCGAAGCAGATAAAGCAGAACGGCACGCCAACCACGGCACAACTAATGCTGTCGCAGATGCCAAGGCAAAAGTTAATAATCTCAAATAG
- a CDS encoding HEAT repeat domain-containing protein, protein MTDTDKAEPTDAFDYLNEYFYFNERGSFDGAIDSIFMMHEKDWELLEAAWKDGSQEWRENCVSVLGHGPIEECVPLLRQALFDDNIDVAKIAAGSFAGLLIDRDDEYDPPVYLDDEMVARMRYLVGLQDKYIEYETEVLENLHRTSDGKWEFIPRES, encoded by the coding sequence ATGACAGATACAGATAAAGCCGAGCCTACTGATGCATTTGATTATCTAAATGAATATTTTTACTTCAACGAGCGTGGCTCTTTTGACGGAGCGATAGATTCTATCTTCATGATGCACGAGAAAGACTGGGAATTGCTTGAAGCAGCATGGAAAGATGGTTCGCAAGAGTGGCGAGAGAATTGTGTTAGTGTTCTCGGACACGGGCCAATAGAAGAATGTGTGCCACTGCTGCGACAAGCTCTGTTTGATGACAATATTGATGTTGCTAAGATAGCTGCTGGTTCGTTTGCAGGTCTGTTAATCGATCGAGATGATGAATACGATCCTCCTGTTTACTTGGATGATGAAATGGTCGCCCGAATGCGATATCTAGTAGGGCTTCAGGATAAATATATAGAATATGAAACCGAAGTGCTTGAGAATCTTCATCGCACAAGCGATGGTAAATGGGAATTTATTCCTCGCGAATCCTAG
- a CDS encoding type II toxin-antitoxin system HigB family toxin — translation MHIISRKRLLEFAKIHADSETPLDTWYRIAKAAEWQNLVELREAYPSADLVGIYTIFNIKGNHYRLIGEINYRSGTIFVRDILTHAEYDKDEWK, via the coding sequence ATGCACATCATCAGCCGCAAAAGACTACTGGAGTTTGCAAAAATTCATGCCGACTCAGAAACACCACTGGATACCTGGTATAGAATCGCCAAAGCAGCCGAATGGCAAAATCTCGTAGAGCTTAGAGAAGCATATCCCTCTGCCGATTTAGTGGGTATTTATACTATCTTTAATATCAAAGGAAATCACTATCGATTGATAGGTGAAATCAACTATCGCAGTGGCACTATTTTTGTCAGAGATATCTTAACCCATGCAGAATACGATAAGGATGAATGGAAATGA
- a CDS encoding helix-turn-helix domain-containing protein, whose amino-acid sequence MTIATLDKEYAQLLAVVQPKVIETEAENEFYLSEVTKLMRLGDAISPAQERLLKLLVNLIESFESQHYQLKPATSLEILTELVRDRGLKQKDLLLVFGSQGVASEVLNGKRGISKSQAKALGEFFKVSPSLFFDN is encoded by the coding sequence ATGACAATTGCTACATTAGATAAAGAATATGCCCAATTGTTGGCAGTCGTACAACCAAAGGTAATCGAAACAGAAGCAGAAAATGAATTTTATTTATCAGAAGTTACTAAATTGATGCGGTTGGGTGACGCAATATCTCCAGCGCAAGAGCGGTTACTCAAACTATTGGTGAATTTGATTGAAAGTTTTGAAAGTCAACACTATCAACTTAAACCAGCTACTTCGTTGGAAATTCTAACTGAATTGGTACGCGATCGAGGACTAAAACAGAAGGATCTCTTACTAGTATTTGGTTCTCAAGGGGTAGCTTCAGAAGTGCTTAATGGTAAGCGTGGGATTAGCAAATCTCAGGCTAAGGCACTAGGTGAATTCTTCAAGGTTTCCCCCTCACTATTTTTTGACAACTAA
- a CDS encoding ABC1 kinase family protein → MRRLGSRRQLPVLSPSVAPTRQIHSSAMQFRWQRAKYSPLARQFDIFTAAISLGLSLLRDVLLPTKNERYHRRRAQKLVTTAIGLGPTFIKIGQSLSTRVDFFPPIYTEALSQLQDRVPAFSVDAAIEIIETQLGAAIETLFSYFDPIPLAAASLGQVHRAKLRTGTDVVIKVQRPGLRQLFELDFQVIDRLLWWVELLLPKKRSAELRAIYQEFFTLLFQEIDYTQEGQNADRFRINFSEHKSITVPEIYWKYTTAQVLTMSYLPGIKIDDRATLEACGFDPKKINQLGICCYLQQLLVDGFFQADPHPGNMAIAADGKLVVYDFGMMVELKEISTERTIETFWAVMKKDENAVTNNLIELGLIERVEDMRPIKRVIGFLLERFTERPVDVREFERIKSEITALFIQQPFKMSPEMSFILKALSTLDGIARTLDPEYNLVAAAQPFIRSVAVAESGNVITKFGRQAVSYIKYKLTQPSANKLLIRSLKEQLEQRELELSLRSQAADRSIQRLYLIIYNLLSFSLAGFSAIGAILLTATQPVWSLTLLGFAGICGLMWLYFFLNLIVKFRLFS, encoded by the coding sequence ATGCGGCGACTTGGATCGCGACGCCAACTACCCGTTTTATCTCCATCGGTAGCCCCTACCCGTCAGATTCACTCTTCTGCGATGCAGTTTCGCTGGCAAAGAGCCAAATATTCGCCTCTAGCCAGACAATTCGATATCTTTACGGCAGCGATTTCCTTGGGACTATCGCTGTTGCGAGATGTTTTATTGCCAACTAAAAACGAGCGATATCACCGTCGGCGCGCTCAAAAATTAGTTACTACCGCGATCGGGTTGGGGCCAACTTTTATTAAAATCGGTCAATCTTTATCGACAAGAGTTGACTTTTTTCCACCGATTTATACGGAGGCTCTGAGTCAATTACAAGATCGCGTTCCAGCTTTTAGCGTCGATGCGGCGATCGAAATTATCGAAACCCAACTCGGCGCAGCCATCGAAACATTATTCAGTTATTTCGATCCGATTCCCTTAGCAGCGGCGAGCTTGGGACAGGTCCATCGTGCCAAATTGCGGACGGGGACAGATGTTGTAATTAAAGTACAACGTCCGGGATTGCGACAACTATTTGAATTAGATTTTCAGGTCATCGACCGCTTATTGTGGTGGGTAGAACTTTTGTTGCCCAAAAAGCGATCGGCAGAACTGCGCGCGATTTATCAAGAATTTTTTACACTGCTATTTCAAGAAATCGATTATACCCAAGAAGGCCAGAATGCCGATCGATTTCGGATTAATTTTAGCGAACACAAGTCGATAACTGTGCCGGAAATTTACTGGAAGTACACGACAGCTCAGGTATTGACGATGAGTTATCTACCTGGAATCAAGATTGACGATCGCGCTACCTTAGAAGCCTGTGGCTTCGATCCCAAAAAAATCAATCAACTGGGTATTTGTTGCTACCTCCAACAATTATTAGTAGATGGATTTTTTCAAGCCGATCCGCATCCAGGGAACATGGCAATTGCCGCCGACGGGAAATTAGTCGTCTACGACTTTGGCATGATGGTGGAGTTAAAAGAAATCTCTACCGAGCGGACGATCGAGACTTTTTGGGCGGTAATGAAGAAGGATGAAAATGCAGTTACTAATAATTTAATCGAACTAGGATTGATCGAACGCGTCGAAGATATGCGTCCGATTAAACGTGTAATTGGCTTCCTCCTCGAACGCTTTACCGAACGACCAGTAGATGTGCGCGAATTCGAGCGGATTAAGAGTGAAATAACCGCACTGTTTATCCAGCAACCATTTAAAATGTCGCCAGAAATGAGCTTTATTCTCAAAGCTCTATCCACCCTCGATGGCATCGCGCGGACATTGGATCCAGAATATAATTTAGTTGCTGCCGCTCAACCTTTTATCAGAAGCGTGGCAGTTGCCGAAAGCGGTAACGTCATTACTAAATTTGGCAGGCAAGCAGTTAGTTACATTAAATATAAACTTACTCAACCTAGTGCTAATAAACTATTAATTCGCAGCTTAAAAGAACAATTAGAGCAACGCGAACTCGAACTCTCACTTCGATCGCAAGCAGCAGATAGATCGATCCAACGACTGTATCTAATTATTTATAACCTCTTATCTTTTAGCTTGGCTGGATTTAGTGCGATCGGGGCAATCTTATTAACAGCTACTCAGCCAGTATGGTCTTTAACTTTATTAGGATTCGCAGGAATATGTGGATTGATGTGGCTGTATTTTTTCCTCAATCTGATTGTTAAATTTAGACTGTTTAGCTGA
- a CDS encoding GAF domain-containing sensor histidine kinase produces MQDSREIDYFGQRILQIVQPLAATEDRQEMLPLLARSVANNFAADGCWIVQYLSPGVFRVAASACVSHRANSITNQLTNYPLPTAATPMLWRMPLLPDYQVMVVELCAQGQVIGGLVVATKGVEWYEEAKLVLQVVADFIGIGLLERDLQVQADISQIYPKLHYRLTQAVVENQQIDKLFEIAVADMVEGLKLNRGLVLTLKASDTSKQPAAHSETLVAAHLADDSLEISEWDRPLAEPATAPAPALVSPGATKTTTQIQIVTTIDNRKGNLLSQPLPSSFLLEESHFCKTALANAPNPTIFDGNDLGTPTDRLIFQADRLPSMVMIPLMGATSGHRQPKQPVWGWLVLQTNRSRHWHPVELNLLQCQIYQIALARIHRKALKQARNAVANRTSQVQTSLQLQAKLHDVGRKRMEKLRQANELKDEFISTIGHELRTPLTSMSLAIKMLRQVDVDPARREQYLDILDEQCQREIKLVNDLLKFQQFETRQVEYRPQRISLNQFISEQATLVADRWDDSKSLELALYLPQVSPQIDTDADSFNHIVEELLINAGKFALPNTMVEVLLTVEPERIIFQIANLSKPISDEDLPNLFDRFRRGAGITQQAIAGTGLGLSLVKSMVEHIQGTISVTSSIVQPAVAKTSFTIAIPTVLDRH; encoded by the coding sequence ATGCAGGATTCCCGCGAAATTGATTATTTCGGACAACGCATTCTTCAGATCGTTCAGCCTCTGGCTGCTACCGAAGATCGCCAAGAAATGCTACCTCTTTTAGCTCGATCGGTAGCTAACAACTTCGCAGCAGATGGCTGTTGGATCGTGCAATACCTCTCGCCAGGGGTATTTCGTGTCGCTGCTAGTGCCTGTGTCAGCCATCGTGCCAACTCTATTACTAATCAATTAACCAACTATCCACTACCAACAGCAGCGACGCCAATGTTGTGGCGGATGCCACTATTGCCAGATTATCAGGTAATGGTCGTTGAACTCTGCGCGCAAGGGCAGGTAATTGGTGGGTTGGTAGTGGCAACTAAAGGGGTGGAGTGGTACGAAGAAGCCAAATTAGTCCTTCAGGTTGTGGCTGATTTTATTGGCATCGGGTTGCTCGAACGCGATCTTCAGGTGCAAGCAGATATTTCGCAAATTTATCCAAAATTGCATTATCGCCTCACTCAAGCAGTTGTCGAAAACCAGCAGATCGACAAACTATTTGAGATTGCGGTTGCTGATATGGTAGAAGGCTTAAAGTTAAATCGCGGACTAGTACTAACACTCAAAGCTAGCGATACTTCCAAACAGCCAGCCGCCCACAGCGAAACCCTAGTTGCCGCCCATTTAGCCGATGACTCGTTAGAAATCTCCGAATGGGATCGCCCGCTCGCCGAACCAGCTACTGCGCCAGCACCAGCACTAGTATCGCCAGGAGCCACCAAAACTACAACTCAAATTCAGATCGTCACGACGATCGACAATCGCAAAGGCAATCTGCTGAGTCAGCCTTTACCATCATCTTTTTTGCTAGAGGAGTCGCACTTTTGCAAAACAGCTTTAGCCAATGCCCCCAATCCGACGATTTTTGATGGCAACGATCTGGGCACGCCAACCGATCGACTGATCTTTCAAGCCGATCGATTGCCGAGTATGGTGATGATTCCGCTCATGGGTGCCACTAGTGGCCATCGACAGCCCAAACAGCCCGTTTGGGGCTGGCTGGTGCTCCAAACCAATCGTTCTCGCCATTGGCATCCTGTCGAATTAAATCTGCTTCAGTGCCAGATTTATCAAATCGCGCTGGCAAGAATTCACCGCAAAGCTCTCAAGCAAGCACGTAACGCAGTCGCCAATCGCACCTCCCAAGTTCAAACCAGTCTGCAACTTCAAGCCAAGTTACACGATGTCGGTCGCAAACGCATGGAAAAATTACGCCAAGCCAACGAACTCAAAGACGAGTTTATCAGTACGATCGGTCATGAGTTACGGACGCCGCTAACTAGCATGTCTTTGGCGATCAAAATGCTGCGTCAAGTCGATGTCGATCCGGCGCGTCGCGAGCAGTATTTGGATATTCTCGACGAGCAATGTCAGCGCGAAATCAAACTCGTTAACGATCTGCTCAAATTTCAACAATTTGAAACCCGCCAAGTAGAATATCGCCCCCAACGGATCTCGCTCAATCAATTTATCTCCGAGCAGGCAACGCTGGTTGCCGATCGATGGGATGATAGCAAATCGCTGGAATTGGCACTGTATTTACCACAAGTATCGCCCCAAATCGATACCGATGCCGACAGTTTCAACCATATTGTAGAGGAATTACTGATCAATGCTGGGAAATTTGCCCTCCCCAATACGATGGTAGAAGTCTTGCTAACGGTCGAGCCAGAGCGGATAATATTTCAGATTGCCAACTTGAGCAAGCCGATCTCCGATGAAGATCTGCCGAATTTATTCGACAGATTTCGGCGCGGAGCTGGTATTACTCAACAAGCGATCGCCGGGACGGGTTTGGGTTTATCTTTGGTAAAATCGATGGTCGAACACATTCAAGGGACGATTAGCGTGACTAGTAGCATTGTGCAGCCAGCGGTAGCCAAAACCAGTTTCACGATCGCCATCCCTACCGTACTCGATCGTCACTAG
- a CDS encoding glycosyltransferase, whose translation MADRSLPLTIENPTQRPIDWSVGMGYRRLKAATILGGLWLGVAALHLISWGYLIAWGISSVFCWRALRLVATKVAPPQILIPPQTYPFISMAIAAKNEAAVIANLVENLCSLDYPADRYEIWAIDDNSTDRTPEILDDLAQKYPQLQVLHRTDRDSGGKSGALNQVLALMQGEIIGVFDADAKVTPDFLNRVLAYFQNETVGAIQLRKAITNSETNFLTRGQRAEMALDAYLQQQRTSSGGIGELRGNGQFVRRTALTDCDGWNEQTITDDLDLTIRLHLTGWDIALMPYPPVGEEGVTTVKALWHQRNRWAEGGFQRYLDYWEPIASNRMGTKKTLDLLSFLSIQYLLPPAGIPDFIMAFWLKHPPLLLPMTASLGVALPLWGIWVGLRRSYRQAEDLGAATEKRTESIGRLVVQTAIGSMFILHWLIVMPLAIARMAILPKRLKWVKTLRQADL comes from the coding sequence ATGGCCGATCGTAGCTTGCCGTTAACTATTGAAAACCCAACTCAGCGACCGATCGACTGGTCTGTGGGAATGGGCTATCGACGACTCAAAGCGGCGACGATCTTGGGGGGGTTGTGGCTGGGCGTTGCCGCATTACATCTAATTAGTTGGGGATATTTAATTGCCTGGGGCATCTCCAGTGTCTTTTGCTGGCGGGCATTGAGATTGGTGGCAACTAAAGTAGCTCCACCGCAAATATTAATCCCGCCGCAGACATATCCATTTATTTCAATGGCAATTGCGGCCAAGAATGAAGCCGCAGTAATTGCCAATCTGGTCGAAAATCTCTGTAGTCTGGACTATCCAGCCGATCGTTATGAGATCTGGGCGATCGACGATAATAGTACCGATCGCACTCCAGAAATCTTAGACGATTTGGCTCAAAAATATCCCCAACTGCAAGTTCTACATCGCACGGATCGGGATTCTGGCGGTAAATCGGGCGCGCTCAATCAAGTACTCGCGCTGATGCAGGGCGAGATTATCGGTGTCTTCGATGCCGATGCCAAAGTTACGCCCGATTTTTTGAATCGAGTGTTGGCTTATTTTCAGAATGAGACAGTTGGCGCGATCCAATTACGCAAGGCGATTACCAATAGCGAGACTAATTTTCTCACGCGCGGACAGCGAGCAGAAATGGCTCTAGACGCTTATCTCCAGCAACAACGAACGAGTAGCGGGGGCATCGGCGAACTACGCGGTAACGGTCAGTTTGTCCGCCGTACAGCTCTAACAGATTGCGATGGTTGGAACGAGCAAACAATTACCGACGATTTAGATCTGACAATTAGATTGCACTTAACTGGTTGGGACATCGCGTTAATGCCCTATCCTCCAGTCGGCGAAGAAGGAGTTACAACTGTCAAAGCCTTGTGGCATCAACGCAACCGTTGGGCAGAGGGCGGCTTTCAACGGTATCTCGACTATTGGGAACCGATCGCCAGCAATCGGATGGGTACTAAAAAAACGCTCGATTTGCTCTCGTTTTTATCGATTCAATATTTACTGCCACCTGCCGGAATTCCCGATTTTATTATGGCATTTTGGCTCAAACATCCGCCATTATTACTGCCAATGACGGCTTCATTGGGGGTTGCGCTGCCGTTGTGGGGCATTTGGGTAGGATTGCGCCGTAGTTATCGACAAGCTGAAGATCTGGGCGCAGCGACCGAAAAGCGTACCGAGAGTATCGGTAGATTAGTAGTGCAAACGGCAATCGGATCGATGTTCATATTACACTGGCTGATTGTAATGCCCTTGGCGATCGCGCGGATGGCCATTTTACCCAAGCGACTCAAATGGGTCAAAACCCTCAGACAAGCCGATCTCTAA
- a CDS encoding DUF6335 family protein, producing MQDPQLDSLTDRELDDEDAYRDEVNGDEAVGGTTAMPSQNDTEELAAAAGITFDDDTPIAIEETIEQRDRDRWELDPDSVADS from the coding sequence ATGCAAGACCCACAATTAGACTCATTAACAGATCGAGAACTGGATGACGAGGATGCTTATCGCGATGAGGTAAATGGCGACGAAGCAGTTGGCGGTACCACCGCTATGCCCAGTCAAAATGACACTGAAGAGTTGGCAGCAGCGGCAGGAATTACTTTTGATGATGATACCCCGATCGCGATCGAGGAAACGATCGAACAGCGCGATCGAGATCGGTGGGAATTAGATCCCGACTCAGTAGCCGATAGCTAG